The proteins below come from a single Tenuifilum thalassicum genomic window:
- a CDS encoding TetR/AcrR family transcriptional regulator, with product MMESKPEHQDMRENIVRVATEVFSRFGFKKTSMEDIARALRMGKSSIYYYFKGKEEIFQAVVDKEANLLRVKVKEILDSSLEAKEKLRSYVKLRMDVIKHLSNYMEILKNDDLMNLELTEKFRKKYDDEEITIVRQILEEGNKKGTFIIKDLNLSALAIVTAMKGLEIPLVTSTMGVESLNMVIDDMLDILFYGIVKR from the coding sequence ATGATGGAGAGTAAACCAGAACATCAAGACATGCGCGAGAACATAGTAAGAGTAGCAACTGAAGTGTTCAGCCGTTTTGGTTTTAAAAAAACCTCAATGGAGGATATTGCGCGTGCGCTAAGAATGGGGAAAAGTTCCATCTACTACTATTTTAAGGGCAAAGAGGAAATTTTTCAAGCAGTAGTTGATAAGGAAGCCAACCTTTTAAGAGTAAAGGTGAAAGAAATCTTAGACAGCTCACTTGAAGCCAAGGAAAAACTCCGTAGCTATGTTAAGTTGCGGATGGATGTTATAAAACATCTATCGAACTACATGGAGATTTTAAAAAACGATGACCTGATGAACTTGGAGCTAACAGAAAAGTTCAGAAAGAAGTATGACGACGAAGAGATAACCATTGTAAGGCAGATTCTTGAGGAAGGAAATAAGAAAGGCACATTTATTATTAAGGACCTAAACCTATCGGCATTAGCTATTGTAACAGCTATGAAAGGTTTGGAGATTCCATTAGTAACATCAACTATGGGCGTTGAAAGCTTGAACATGGTTATTGACGACATGCTCGATATTCTATTCTACGGAATTGTAAAACGTTAA
- a CDS encoding DUF5020 family protein yields the protein MRKLILFISFASFFLVANSQNVQLHYDFGKDRKMFTSTVEMFKPDSWGNTFFFVDFDYGSKSSGVDGVSLAYWEISRELKFWEAPIAFHAEFNGGFGQFNIGPNTNGAYTINNAYLFGPSFSWNNSSFTRGFTLQTLYKYITDKEDASFQITGVWYMHFLDGKFTFSGFADFWKEDNVVFDDNGNTSNAKFVFLTEPQIWYNTTKNLSLGGEIEISSNFGGNKGFMVNPTLAVKWQF from the coding sequence ATGAGAAAACTAATTCTATTCATCTCTTTTGCATCGTTCTTCTTAGTAGCAAACTCTCAAAATGTTCAGCTACACTACGATTTTGGGAAAGATAGGAAAATGTTTACATCTACTGTTGAAATGTTCAAACCCGATAGCTGGGGGAACACATTCTTTTTTGTCGATTTTGATTATGGCTCAAAATCATCGGGTGTAGATGGCGTATCGTTAGCTTATTGGGAAATATCAAGGGAACTAAAATTTTGGGAAGCACCCATTGCATTTCACGCTGAATTTAATGGTGGTTTTGGCCAATTTAACATTGGGCCCAACACCAACGGTGCTTACACCATAAACAACGCATACCTCTTTGGCCCATCGTTTTCATGGAATAACAGTTCTTTTACAAGAGGTTTTACATTGCAAACCTTATACAAGTATATTACCGATAAGGAAGATGCCTCATTCCAAATTACTGGCGTATGGTATATGCATTTCCTTGATGGGAAGTTCACTTTTTCGGGTTTTGCAGATTTCTGGAAAGAAGATAATGTTGTATTCGATGATAACGGGAACACCTCTAATGCTAAGTTCGTATTTTTAACAGAGCCTCAAATCTGGTATAATACTACAAAGAACCTTTCTTTAGGTGGGGAAATAGAAATCAGCTCAAATTTTGGCGGGAACAAAGGCTTTATGGTAAATCCTACCCTAGCAGTTAAATGGCAATTCTAA
- a CDS encoding metallophosphoesterase family protein — protein MRVQPLFTLILITLLTYSCNDLIEYSPYEGRAQEGSRNMNVSAIKKLSEQSTDTFKPFTMAIIGDSHTYYDDFIDQIYALNSLDSIDMVIHMGDITLSGIYREFLWYRDIIKPLKHPLITVIGNHDCLSNGEFMYRDMFGNTNFFFTYNNCLLVFFDDITWERNTKDPDFEWIDSTISTPDSYTYKFVFAHIPPWDEQFSMGNGMLYNYLLDKSNVTYSIHGHIHKFYHDKHYADIYGDVNYLACGDSQDREIVLVRVKKQDIDVEVIRY, from the coding sequence ATGCGAGTACAACCTCTTTTTACACTCATTCTTATTACACTTCTAACATATTCTTGCAACGACCTTATAGAGTATAGCCCCTACGAGGGGAGAGCGCAAGAGGGGTCGCGAAACATGAATGTTTCTGCCATAAAAAAACTTTCGGAGCAAAGTACCGATACCTTTAAACCCTTTACCATGGCTATTATTGGCGATAGCCATACCTATTACGACGATTTCATCGACCAGATTTACGCCCTAAATAGCCTTGACAGCATCGATATGGTTATTCACATGGGAGACATTACCCTAAGCGGGATTTATAGGGAGTTCCTTTGGTATAGGGATATTATTAAACCCCTTAAACATCCATTAATTACAGTTATTGGAAATCACGATTGCCTCTCAAATGGGGAGTTCATGTATCGCGATATGTTTGGCAATACCAATTTCTTCTTTACGTATAACAATTGCCTCTTGGTGTTCTTTGATGATATTACATGGGAACGAAACACAAAAGACCCAGATTTTGAATGGATAGATTCTACTATTTCAACACCTGATAGCTACACCTATAAATTTGTTTTTGCCCACATTCCGCCATGGGATGAGCAATTTAGTATGGGGAACGGGATGCTATACAACTATTTACTTGATAAATCGAATGTAACCTATTCAATTCACGGTCACATCCACAAGTTTTATCATGATAAACATTATGCCGATATCTATGGTGATGTTAATTACCTTGCCTGCGGCGATAGTCAAGATCGTGAAATTGTTTTAGTCAGGGTTAAGAAACAAGATATTGATGTTGAAGTAATCCGTTACTAA
- a CDS encoding PG0541 family transporter-associated protein: MKMIYCTCNVAVLEPLLKLLDENNVRDFQVVEQVTAKNKKGDHRFNNPVWPGYNSTVFIQITEDEKAKMVMQKIREFNRNAFNDNELVTACMWTIEDYFFD, from the coding sequence ATGAAAATGATATATTGCACCTGCAACGTTGCAGTTCTTGAGCCACTACTTAAGCTACTCGACGAAAACAACGTTCGCGACTTCCAAGTTGTGGAGCAGGTTACAGCCAAGAATAAAAAAGGCGACCACCGCTTTAACAATCCAGTTTGGCCTGGATACAACTCTACCGTATTCATTCAAATTACCGAGGATGAAAAGGCTAAAATGGTAATGCAGAAGATTCGAGAGTTTAATCGTAATGCCTTTAACGATAATGAGCTGGTTACCGCTTGTATGTGGACAATTGAAGATTACTTTTTCGATTGA
- a CDS encoding TolC family protein, translating into MKRLKLISLLSAWLLGISYASAQQVLTLEQCRQMALEHNQKVLIADEHVEAASALKRSAKTQFLPSISANGLYTRTNKKFSLLENDLMLPVVPWTAIDPTTGGLNNTILSPTLPDGSPNPNFDPTVFGNTFAINPSTGQPYTDAEGNPVFQQYSWIPKEKAEIGEKNIYMAGISLTQPIFTGGKIRETYRIAKYGENLARAQSDAERTEVLYKTEESYWRVAAVNEKVKLVEAYIKLLDKLNTDLENYYAEGIIIKNDLLKVKVKKNEAELNLLKAKNGLTLAKMALCQQIGLPLATEIIIADSLPALMEPIAQANYVDSALALRPEIEALNQTINIAKSGVNIMKSRYMPNIGLTANYMFFNPNPYNGLTKEFGGDWSVGVAINVPIFHWNDRGHTLKAARSEQRVAELKMEEAKELISLQVQQAIFKLNESIKKVEMAQENLKQADENLKVTRDAFETGRQKTSDLLEAQAMWQSAYSELIDARMEYRLNMVNLKRVTGGLK; encoded by the coding sequence ATGAAAAGGTTAAAGCTAATTTCACTTTTGAGTGCGTGGCTATTGGGAATAAGCTACGCCTCGGCACAACAGGTGCTAACACTAGAACAATGCCGGCAAATGGCATTGGAACACAACCAAAAAGTTCTTATTGCCGATGAGCATGTTGAAGCAGCTAGTGCACTTAAGCGCTCTGCCAAAACTCAATTTTTACCTAGCATTAGTGCAAACGGCCTTTACACTCGCACTAATAAAAAGTTCAGCTTACTTGAAAATGATTTGATGCTTCCTGTTGTCCCCTGGACAGCCATCGATCCTACAACCGGAGGGCTAAACAACACTATTTTGAGCCCTACACTACCCGATGGTTCTCCAAATCCTAATTTTGACCCTACCGTTTTTGGAAACACATTTGCAATTAATCCAAGCACAGGTCAGCCTTATACAGATGCCGAAGGCAACCCAGTATTCCAACAATATTCTTGGATACCTAAAGAAAAAGCTGAGATAGGAGAAAAGAATATTTACATGGCAGGAATCAGCCTTACTCAGCCAATATTTACTGGTGGAAAAATTAGGGAAACTTATCGAATAGCCAAGTATGGCGAAAATTTAGCCCGCGCTCAAAGCGATGCAGAGCGCACCGAAGTGCTATACAAAACTGAGGAATCATACTGGAGAGTAGCAGCTGTTAATGAAAAAGTAAAGCTGGTTGAAGCCTACATTAAACTATTAGATAAGCTAAACACCGATTTAGAAAACTACTATGCTGAGGGAATCATCATAAAAAATGATTTGCTAAAGGTTAAGGTTAAAAAGAATGAGGCCGAACTAAACCTTCTTAAGGCTAAGAATGGCTTAACATTAGCCAAAATGGCTCTTTGTCAGCAAATCGGTTTGCCCTTAGCAACTGAGATTATTATTGCCGATTCGCTACCCGCCCTGATGGAGCCAATTGCACAGGCAAACTATGTTGACTCTGCATTAGCCTTACGCCCCGAGATTGAAGCATTGAATCAAACCATCAACATTGCAAAATCGGGCGTAAACATCATGAAATCGCGCTACATGCCAAATATTGGTTTAACAGCTAACTACATGTTTTTCAATCCAAATCCATATAACGGCCTTACAAAAGAGTTTGGTGGTGATTGGAGTGTTGGAGTAGCCATTAATGTTCCTATATTTCACTGGAACGACCGTGGGCACACGCTTAAAGCTGCTCGAAGCGAACAACGTGTTGCTGAGCTAAAAATGGAAGAGGCAAAGGAGCTTATCAGCCTTCAGGTACAACAAGCCATTTTCAAACTTAATGAGTCAATTAAAAAGGTAGAAATGGCTCAAGAAAATCTTAAGCAAGCCGATGAGAATTTAAAGGTTACACGTGATGCGTTTGAAACCGGGCGTCAAAAAACCTCCGACCTTTTAGAGGCACAAGCAATGTGGCAAAGCGCCTACAGCGAGCTTATTGATGCCAGGATGGAATATCGCCTTAATATGGTTAACCTAAAACGCGTGACAGGAGGTTTAAAATAG
- a CDS encoding aldehyde ferredoxin oxidoreductase family protein: MDIKEMAAQHKLLKQWKYEWKPLYRGYTDKTLYINVGSNEVKEKPVPSQMKEKFIGGKGYDLRLLWDATKPDTKWNDPENEIVISSGPIGGITQYSGTGKSIVCTISPQTDIVIDSNVGGFFGPFLKFAGYDALELQGKAQNDVIIYIDGVEHKVEIFEAPAEPLDSHVLGEVLSEMFAKDEADKKNIGIVSTGAAADHSLIGMLNFTFYDPKRKCIRLKQAGRGGIGTVFRDKKIKAIVCKIPGVKGNLNNVADLSAIAERGRRFNKEMRELDDKQCQMRQKGTAHLVEIMNDYDLLPTHNFQYGSHKDADKIHSDVWKSYFTQGVPDGCWIGCNMSCAKGVDKFEIKTGPYKGQKVIVDGPEYETAAGLGSNCGIFDPEYVIEANFYCDTYGICTITWGTTMAFIMECYERGILNKERTGGLELNFGNKDAALELLHQVARGEGFGKLAGMGVNKLKEYFVKEYGADEKFLNDIAMVNKGLEYSQYVSKESLAQQGGYAMTNKGPQHDEAWLIFMDMVNNQIPSFEDKAEALHYFPMFRTWFGLQGLCKLPWNDVEPENNAETDEPAKVPEHVDNYVTIYNAVTGSNIDKDELIRQSERVYNFQRIFNIRRGYGLRKHDAQPYRAAGPVTKEEYLSREERYDKQLKEQVGVDPTKMTLEEKMAALRKYREDRYEQLLDAVYYRRGWNKNGVPTIEHLKKIGMDLPELIEVVKPLQ; this comes from the coding sequence ATGGATATCAAAGAAATGGCAGCACAGCACAAGCTGTTAAAGCAATGGAAATACGAGTGGAAGCCGCTGTATCGTGGTTACACCGATAAGACTTTGTATATTAATGTAGGTTCCAATGAGGTAAAGGAGAAGCCAGTTCCATCACAAATGAAGGAGAAGTTTATTGGTGGTAAGGGGTACGACCTTCGTCTTCTGTGGGATGCTACAAAACCTGACACTAAATGGAACGATCCAGAAAATGAAATTGTTATATCTTCGGGCCCTATTGGTGGTATAACTCAATATTCTGGAACAGGAAAATCAATTGTTTGTACCATTTCGCCACAAACCGACATTGTAATCGATTCTAATGTTGGCGGGTTCTTTGGTCCATTCCTTAAGTTTGCTGGTTACGATGCTTTAGAACTTCAAGGTAAGGCCCAAAATGATGTTATCATTTATATCGATGGCGTTGAGCACAAAGTTGAAATTTTTGAGGCACCTGCTGAGCCGCTTGATAGCCATGTTTTAGGTGAGGTTCTTAGTGAAATGTTTGCAAAGGACGAAGCCGATAAGAAAAACATTGGCATTGTATCGACTGGTGCTGCAGCCGATCATAGCCTGATTGGTATGCTTAACTTCACCTTCTACGATCCAAAGCGTAAATGCATTCGTCTAAAACAAGCTGGACGTGGTGGTATAGGTACAGTATTCCGCGATAAAAAGATCAAGGCTATTGTTTGTAAAATCCCTGGAGTTAAGGGTAATCTTAATAACGTTGCAGATCTTTCTGCAATTGCTGAACGTGGTCGCAGATTCAACAAGGAGATGCGTGAGTTGGACGATAAGCAATGCCAAATGCGTCAAAAGGGTACCGCTCACCTGGTAGAAATCATGAACGATTACGACCTACTTCCTACACATAACTTCCAATACGGTTCACACAAGGATGCCGATAAGATACACTCGGATGTTTGGAAGAGCTATTTCACACAGGGTGTTCCCGATGGTTGTTGGATAGGTTGTAACATGAGCTGCGCCAAAGGGGTAGATAAGTTTGAAATTAAGACAGGTCCTTACAAAGGACAAAAAGTTATTGTTGATGGCCCTGAGTATGAAACAGCTGCTGGTTTGGGTTCAAACTGTGGTATTTTTGACCCAGAATACGTTATAGAGGCTAACTTCTACTGCGACACCTACGGCATTTGTACTATCACATGGGGTACTACAATGGCATTCATCATGGAGTGCTATGAGCGTGGAATACTCAACAAGGAACGCACAGGAGGATTAGAGCTTAACTTTGGTAACAAGGACGCAGCTTTAGAACTTCTTCACCAGGTTGCTCGTGGCGAAGGTTTCGGTAAGCTTGCTGGAATGGGTGTTAATAAGCTTAAAGAATATTTCGTTAAGGAATATGGTGCCGATGAAAAGTTCCTCAACGATATAGCTATGGTTAACAAGGGTCTTGAGTATAGCCAATACGTTTCTAAGGAGTCACTTGCTCAGCAAGGTGGATATGCCATGACCAACAAAGGACCACAACACGATGAGGCTTGGCTTATCTTTATGGATATGGTTAACAACCAGATTCCTTCATTTGAAGATAAAGCCGAAGCACTTCACTACTTCCCAATGTTCCGTACTTGGTTTGGTTTACAAGGCCTTTGTAAGTTACCTTGGAACGATGTTGAGCCTGAAAATAATGCCGAAACCGACGAGCCCGCTAAGGTGCCCGAACATGTAGATAACTACGTAACCATTTATAATGCAGTTACTGGTAGCAATATCGATAAGGATGAGCTAATACGTCAAAGTGAGCGTGTTTACAACTTCCAACGTATTTTCAATATCCGCCGTGGATACGGGTTGCGTAAGCACGATGCTCAACCTTACCGTGCTGCAGGTCCTGTTACCAAGGAAGAATACCTCAGCCGCGAGGAGCGCTACGATAAGCAGCTAAAAGAGCAGGTGGGCGTTGATCCAACCAAGATGACTCTTGAGGAGAAGATGGCTGCTCTTCGTAAGTATCGTGAAGATCGCTATGAGCAACTTCTTGATGCTGTTTACTATCGTCGTGGTTGGAACAAGAATGGTGTTCCTACAATTGAACATCTTAAGAAAATTGGTATGGATTTACCAGAATTAATTGAAGTAGTTAAACCTCTACAATAG
- a CDS encoding efflux RND transporter periplasmic adaptor subunit — MKRLTLLLSAAAIVLTSCSGKNDEQTEKDINVPLVKTVKVEERTFNPTLTFSGTVFANKEANLGATLPGKVEKIFFEEGQSVKKGDLIVELSDEMLTQALIEHETIKKDFERVSRLREKGSISEMEYDHVKAKYDASTAKVEMVRKNTQVYAPFSGIIAERMMEEGEIYFINPGLEPGYSMRSGIVRLMQLDPVKIKFEVNEKDLSKIRKGLPVEVRMDAFPGRTFKGEVNNIKPMLSTTTHSTPVEVVISNAKMEIKPGMFAFVDVKLPEIKSAVVPLRSIYRMPGTSEDYVFTVVNDTVHRVKVERVQTLGEYVAVNGVNAGTEIILEGKNRVNDGLKVKVSNR, encoded by the coding sequence ATGAAACGACTAACACTACTTTTATCAGCAGCTGCAATAGTCCTAACATCATGCAGCGGCAAAAACGATGAGCAAACCGAAAAGGATATAAATGTTCCTTTGGTGAAAACGGTTAAAGTGGAAGAACGCACTTTCAACCCAACATTAACCTTTTCAGGAACTGTTTTTGCTAACAAGGAGGCAAATCTTGGCGCCACCTTACCTGGGAAAGTTGAAAAAATCTTTTTCGAAGAGGGGCAATCGGTTAAAAAGGGCGATTTAATTGTTGAGCTATCGGACGAGATGCTCACCCAAGCTTTAATTGAACATGAAACCATCAAGAAAGATTTTGAACGTGTATCGCGCCTTCGCGAGAAAGGAAGCATTAGCGAAATGGAATATGACCATGTAAAAGCAAAGTACGATGCTTCAACGGCAAAGGTTGAAATGGTAAGAAAAAATACTCAGGTTTACGCGCCTTTCAGTGGAATAATTGCTGAGCGAATGATGGAGGAGGGAGAAATTTACTTTATCAACCCAGGATTAGAACCCGGATACTCCATGCGTTCAGGAATTGTTCGCCTAATGCAACTTGATCCCGTGAAAATTAAGTTCGAGGTTAATGAAAAAGACCTTTCAAAAATCAGAAAGGGCCTACCTGTTGAGGTAAGAATGGATGCATTCCCTGGCAGAACATTTAAAGGTGAGGTAAATAATATCAAACCAATGCTATCAACAACCACACACTCAACTCCAGTTGAGGTTGTTATTTCAAACGCCAAAATGGAGATTAAACCAGGTATGTTTGCTTTTGTTGATGTGAAACTTCCTGAAATAAAATCGGCAGTTGTTCCATTACGAAGCATTTACCGCATGCCTGGAACTTCGGAAGATTATGTGTTCACAGTTGTAAACGATACAGTTCATCGTGTAAAGGTTGAAAGAGTACAAACACTTGGCGAGTATGTTGCTGTCAATGGCGTTAATGCAGGAACCGAAATCATTCTTGAAGGTAAGAACCGCGTTAACGATGGATTAAAGGTTAAGGTTAGCAACAGGTAA
- a CDS encoding efflux RND transporter permease subunit: MKLPQVAVKRPVFTAMLFVAILLFGLVSLVKLPLDIMPEMELPTLTVITVYPGASADEVEEQVSKKLEKILSGTEHLKEITSQSKENVSFVQLQFEWGTDITSAANNARDLIELVKNKLPRDAHNPIIFKVNSSLMPVLVYGVTANESYNGLYKIVDDEVASKLRKVPGVGSVITIGAPEREIKVDIDPVKLHAYNLSLNQIATILKAQNISIPGGNIKVGDNDYSVRIPGDISDVEELKDLALISFNGKVIRLSDVADIRDEYKEKDDVGRTTNGKGVTLMVQKQSGENTLAVVEKVRAKIKEIEPNIPADVQISEVMKSDELITESINNLSESLWYALFFVVLVVMAFLRNWKQSVIVFITIPFSLIVAFIVMFASGWTINIFSLMSLVVASGMVVDNAIVVLENITQHIEKGAKPKQAAIFGSSEMGMAISASTLTTIVVFLPMIFMGGIVGIMFKQLAILTSVTLLASLFTALTLTPMASSQLLKGMKKGEERKHGKLYEWSERNFQRLEDAYKKALAWVVHHKTVTVIVALVVLAFSLWVGKGLGTDYIPEFDAGDVVAVIETEVGTSTTKTDSVAQVVMQIFKEEIPEMIPNSLASVSGQTEEGLLSSVGFSEGKNIATVMCHLTKPNERESSAKKIADRIRPRIAAIPEVENFRLLGGSILSAAVTGNKKPIEVEISGNNFSSLNAVAEAITARMRESNYFSDVINNVDKGKLEVQIKVDKQKASAMALNSAMIGLQVRQSIYGTEAGEFKEGGDEYDITLRYSPKFRNDINQIRNIQLKNLLNQTIPLYAVADVEMGTSPLQINRKGQQRVVKVMAELNDVSLGEAQKETKRIIAGLDIPSDVTVEIAGQTSDQGESFGDLYLILALGVLLVYMVMASQFESFRDPFIIMFAVPVTFIGVIWAFKVTGLTLSITTFVGVIMLMGIVVNNGIVLVDYTNLLRKRGYKLYDAIAEAGRSRLRPVLMTTFTTLLGMVPMATSTGMGREAYSPLGITMIGGLLVSTLITLLLVPTIYAIFHDHERKHESDTNKSVLFN, encoded by the coding sequence ATGAAACTACCACAAGTTGCAGTTAAAAGGCCGGTATTCACAGCAATGCTATTTGTAGCCATACTACTATTTGGCTTAGTATCGCTGGTAAAACTACCGCTCGATATAATGCCCGAAATGGAACTTCCTACACTTACGGTAATAACAGTTTACCCAGGTGCTAGTGCCGATGAGGTGGAGGAGCAAGTTTCGAAAAAGTTGGAGAAGATTCTATCGGGTACCGAACATCTAAAAGAGATAACTTCGCAGAGTAAGGAAAACGTTTCGTTTGTTCAGCTACAGTTTGAATGGGGTACCGATATTACATCGGCGGCTAATAATGCACGCGACCTTATTGAGCTTGTTAAAAACAAATTACCTCGCGATGCACATAACCCTATCATATTCAAGGTTAACAGCTCACTCATGCCTGTACTTGTTTATGGGGTTACGGCTAACGAAAGCTACAATGGGCTTTACAAGATAGTTGACGACGAGGTTGCAAGTAAGCTAAGGAAGGTCCCTGGCGTAGGTTCAGTAATCACCATTGGTGCTCCAGAACGTGAGATTAAAGTTGATATTGACCCGGTTAAGCTACATGCCTACAACCTCTCGCTCAACCAGATTGCAACCATACTAAAAGCTCAAAACATTTCAATACCTGGTGGTAATATAAAGGTAGGCGATAACGACTACTCTGTTCGTATCCCAGGTGATATTTCAGATGTTGAGGAGCTAAAAGACTTGGCACTTATCAGCTTTAACGGAAAGGTTATTCGCCTAAGCGATGTTGCCGATATTCGCGACGAGTATAAGGAGAAAGATGATGTAGGTAGAACAACTAATGGTAAAGGTGTTACCCTTATGGTTCAAAAACAATCGGGGGAAAATACCTTGGCTGTTGTTGAAAAAGTTAGAGCAAAGATTAAAGAGATTGAACCAAATATTCCCGCAGATGTTCAGATTTCGGAGGTGATGAAGAGCGACGAGCTAATCACCGAATCTATCAACAACCTTTCCGAGTCGCTTTGGTATGCGCTATTCTTTGTAGTATTAGTGGTTATGGCTTTCCTTAGGAACTGGAAGCAAAGTGTAATTGTGTTCATCACCATACCATTCTCGCTTATTGTTGCATTTATTGTGATGTTCGCTTCGGGTTGGACAATCAACATCTTCAGCCTTATGTCGTTGGTTGTTGCATCGGGTATGGTGGTTGATAACGCCATTGTGGTGCTTGAGAACATCACTCAACACATTGAGAAAGGGGCTAAACCAAAGCAGGCCGCCATTTTTGGTAGTAGCGAGATGGGAATGGCCATTTCGGCATCAACACTTACCACAATTGTTGTGTTCCTTCCCATGATTTTTATGGGTGGTATTGTGGGTATTATGTTTAAACAGCTTGCCATTCTAACTTCAGTTACGCTTCTGGCATCGCTATTTACCGCTTTAACACTTACGCCAATGGCTTCATCGCAACTGCTTAAGGGAATGAAAAAGGGTGAGGAGCGTAAGCATGGAAAACTTTACGAATGGAGCGAGCGCAACTTCCAACGTCTCGAAGATGCTTACAAAAAAGCTCTAGCATGGGTGGTTCATCACAAAACTGTTACGGTAATAGTTGCTCTTGTCGTTTTAGCATTCAGCCTTTGGGTTGGAAAAGGTTTAGGAACCGACTATATCCCTGAGTTTGATGCTGGCGACGTGGTTGCTGTTATTGAAACCGAAGTTGGAACCTCAACAACCAAAACTGATAGCGTTGCTCAGGTTGTAATGCAAATCTTTAAAGAGGAGATTCCTGAAATGATTCCAAACTCATTAGCTTCGGTTTCGGGACAAACAGAAGAGGGACTGCTTTCGTCGGTTGGTTTTAGTGAGGGTAAGAATATTGCCACAGTTATGTGTCACCTTACCAAACCCAACGAGCGTGAAAGCTCAGCAAAGAAAATTGCCGATAGGATTCGCCCAAGGATAGCAGCAATACCTGAAGTTGAAAACTTCCGTTTGCTGGGAGGTAGTATTCTATCAGCTGCTGTTACAGGAAACAAAAAGCCTATTGAGGTTGAAATATCGGGCAATAACTTTAGCAGCCTAAATGCAGTTGCCGAGGCTATTACTGCTCGCATGCGTGAATCGAACTACTTTAGCGATGTGATTAACAACGTTGATAAAGGTAAACTTGAAGTACAGATTAAGGTAGACAAGCAAAAAGCCTCAGCCATGGCACTTAACTCTGCCATGATTGGCTTACAGGTTCGTCAAAGTATATATGGTACCGAGGCAGGTGAATTCAAGGAAGGAGGCGATGAGTATGATATCACACTACGCTACTCACCCAAATTCAGAAACGATATCAACCAAATAAGAAACATTCAGCTAAAAAATCTGCTTAACCAAACCATTCCCCTATATGCTGTAGCCGATGTTGAAATGGGAACAAGCCCATTACAAATCAATCGTAAGGGACAGCAGCGTGTAGTAAAGGTTATGGCTGAGCTAAACGATGTTTCGTTGGGTGAAGCCCAAAAGGAGACTAAACGAATCATTGCAGGGTTAGATATCCCAAGCGATGTAACTGTAGAGATAGCAGGGCAAACATCTGACCAGGGCGAATCGTTTGGTGACCTATACCTCATACTTGCACTTGGTGTATTGCTCGTTTACATGGTTATGGCATCGCAGTTCGAAAGTTTCCGCGACCCTTTTATCATTATGTTTGCCGTTCCGGTTACGTTTATTGGTGTAATTTGGGCATTCAAGGTTACAGGTTTAACACTTAGCATTACAACCTTTGTTGGGGTTATCATGCTAATGGGTATTGTTGTAAACAATGGTATTGTGCTGGTAGACTACACAAACCTTCTTCGTAAGCGTGGCTATAAGCTATACGATGCAATTGCCGAGGCTGGACGTAGCCGTTTGCGCCCTGTGCTTATGACTACATTTACCACTCTACTAGGTATGGTCCCCATGGCTACAAGTACTGGTATGGGACGCGAGGCATACTCGCCACTTGGTATTACTATGATTGGTGGCCTGTTAGTATCAACCCTTATCACCTTGCTTCTTGTTCCAACTATTTACGCCATTTTCCATGACCATGAGCGTAAGCATGAAAGTGATACCAATAAATCGGTTCTGTTTAACTAA